The sequence GCATCTCCGACGTCGTTCTGCACCGCCCGGTGTTCCCCGGGGACGTGCTGGAGCACCGGGTCCGGCTGGTCCGGGCCCTCAGCGACACGGTGATCTTCGAAGGGGAGTCCCTCGTCGGCGGCGAGGTCGTCATGGGCGTGGGCCGGGTGGTCATGGCGATGCGCCCCGCGCAGGAACTGACCGCGGCGGCGCAGCCGGGTCCGGTGGCCGCGGCCGCCGGCGCGAAGTGAGGAGAGAGCAGATGTCGGACAGCACACCCAAGGTCGCCCTGGTCACCGGCGGCACCCGAGGCATCGGCCGGGCCACGGTGCTGCGCCTCGCCCGTGACGGCCACGACGTCGCCTTCTGCTACGCGTCGCGGCCGGACGCCGCCGCGGAGCTGGAGAAGGAGGTGTCCGAGCTGGGCGTACGCGTCTACGGCCACCAGGCGGACGTGTCGGACCCGGACGCGGTCCGCACCCTCGTCGCCGAGACCGAGGAGCGGCTCGGCGGCATCCACACCGTGGTGACCTCGGCGGGGATCGTCCGCGACCAGCCGCTGCTGATGATGGCGGACGAGGACTGGCAGCAGGTGCTGCGGGTCAACCTGGACGGCACGTACCACGTCTGCCGCTCCGTGGTCTTCGAGATGATGAAGCGCAAGAGCGGCTGCATCGTCAACATCTCCTCGATCGCGGGCGTCTACGGCCACGCCACGCAGACCAACTACTCCGCCTCGAAGGCGGGCATCATCGGCTTCACCAAGGCACTGGCCAAGGAGGTCGGCCGGTACGGGATCCGGGCCAACGCGATCGCGCCCGGCTTCATCGAGACCGACATGACGGCAGGGCTCTCCGGCAAGGTCCGGGAGCAGGCGCTGCGCGGCATCCCGCTGGGGCGCCTCGGCCGCCCCGAGGAGATCGCGGACATGGTCGCGTACCTGGTCGGGGCCGAGTACGTGACCGGTTCCGTGCTGCAGATCGACGGAGGTCTCGTTGTCTGAGCACGGCGCCGCCGCGCCCGGCGGGTCGCGGCGGCGCAGGCCCCCGCGGTTCTACTTCTCGCTGCG comes from Streptomyces sp. NBC_01408 and encodes:
- the fabG gene encoding 3-oxoacyl-[acyl-carrier-protein] reductase: MSDSTPKVALVTGGTRGIGRATVLRLARDGHDVAFCYASRPDAAAELEKEVSELGVRVYGHQADVSDPDAVRTLVAETEERLGGIHTVVTSAGIVRDQPLLMMADEDWQQVLRVNLDGTYHVCRSVVFEMMKRKSGCIVNISSIAGVYGHATQTNYSASKAGIIGFTKALAKEVGRYGIRANAIAPGFIETDMTAGLSGKVREQALRGIPLGRLGRPEEIADMVAYLVGAEYVTGSVLQIDGGLVV